One region of Syntrophorhabdaceae bacterium genomic DNA includes:
- a CDS encoding YbaB/EbfC family nucleoid-associated protein: MSKGIGQIMQQAKKMQERLMKIQEELAEKTVEGQSGGGMVTCKANGKQEIISLAIAPEIWEEKDKELLEDLILAAVNEALDRSREMMQEEMAKVTGGMQLPFGM, translated from the coding sequence ATGTCAAAAGGAATCGGACAAATAATGCAGCAGGCGAAAAAGATGCAGGAAAGGCTCATGAAAATCCAGGAGGAGCTGGCCGAAAAAACCGTGGAGGGCCAGTCGGGCGGAGGCATGGTGACCTGTAAGGCAAACGGAAAACAGGAGATTATATCCCTCGCAATTGCCCCTGAAATATGGGAGGAAAAGGACAAGGAACTTTTGGAAGATCTGATTCTCGCGGCTGTGAATGAGGCGCTCGACAGATCGAGAGAGATGATGCAGGAAGAGATGGCCAAGGTAACGGGCGGTATGCAACTCCCCTTTGGGATGTAA
- the recR gene encoding recombination mediator RecR, which produces MFYPEPIERLIENLSRLPGIGRKTATRLAFFLLNAQEGYIRELSRSLTDIKERIRLCSVCFNITDSDPCVICRDEKRDRSVICVVEESSHMMVIESANPGHLRYHILHGVINPIEGIGPDEIRIKELSERIIKEDIKEVIVATNLNIEGNTTAHYICEILRPLNVTVTRIASGIPVGGDIVYIDPLTIKSSMDNRKNL; this is translated from the coding sequence ATGTTCTATCCTGAACCAATTGAACGACTGATCGAGAACTTGTCGAGACTGCCGGGCATAGGGCGCAAAACGGCAACGAGACTGGCCTTTTTCCTCCTCAACGCTCAAGAGGGCTACATCAGGGAGCTATCAAGAAGCCTTACTGACATAAAAGAAAGAATACGACTGTGCAGTGTTTGTTTCAACATTACCGACAGCGATCCCTGTGTCATATGCAGGGACGAAAAAAGAGATAGATCGGTTATCTGTGTTGTCGAAGAATCGTCTCACATGATGGTCATAGAGTCGGCCAATCCTGGGCATCTCCGCTATCATATTCTTCACGGGGTGATCAATCCGATAGAGGGTATAGGTCCGGACGAGATCAGGATCAAGGAGCTTAGCGAGCGCATCATCAAGGAAGACATCAAAGAGGTCATCGTGGCGACGAACCTCAACATTGAGGGCAATACCACGGCTCACTATATATGCGAGATCTTAAGGCCGCTCAACGTGACGGTAACGCGAATCGCTTCGGGTATCCCCGTGGGCGGTGACATTGTGTATATCGATCCCCTCACCATCAAAAGTTCCATGGACAACCGGAAGAACCTGTAA
- the gnd gene encoding decarboxylating 6-phosphogluconate dehydrogenase, with amino-acid sequence MEIPLDMERPVAQKLRLGYIGLGKMGFNMVERLLEKGYRPVTFDVNEDATKKTAGLGAEPTASLKSLAGTLLPPRLVWLMVPQETVDHVLEGIVPFLGFGDTIIDGGNSHYKDSMRRAQALTPAGIEFLDVGVSGGPSGARNGACIMVGGKKSVFDGYEDLFRDLSVPGGYEYIGVQGAGHFVKMIHNGIEYGMMQSMAEGFAVMREAPFNLSLTAIASLFSHGSVIASRLTEWLGQAFREYGEGLEAVSGAVAQSGEGMWTVEAGKEYGVSTAGIAAAVQFRAESLTHPSYGGQILSALRNQFGQHDVFRKPREDAA; translated from the coding sequence ATGGAAATACCGCTCGACATGGAAAGGCCTGTTGCACAGAAACTGAGGCTTGGTTACATCGGCCTTGGGAAGATGGGTTTCAATATGGTGGAACGGCTCCTTGAAAAAGGGTACCGGCCCGTTACCTTCGACGTAAACGAAGACGCGACAAAGAAGACCGCCGGACTTGGGGCCGAGCCAACGGCGTCTCTCAAGTCTCTAGCCGGTACCCTTTTGCCACCGCGTCTCGTCTGGCTCATGGTCCCCCAGGAGACCGTGGATCATGTTCTCGAGGGCATTGTCCCTTTTCTCGGTTTCGGGGACACGATCATAGACGGGGGAAACTCTCATTACAAAGATTCCATGCGCCGGGCTCAAGCGCTCACCCCCGCGGGCATTGAGTTTCTCGATGTGGGTGTGAGCGGAGGCCCATCTGGAGCCCGAAACGGGGCCTGCATCATGGTGGGCGGAAAGAAAAGCGTTTTCGACGGATACGAAGACCTATTTCGCGATCTCTCTGTGCCCGGAGGGTATGAGTATATAGGCGTACAGGGAGCCGGCCATTTTGTGAAGATGATCCACAACGGTATCGAATACGGCATGATGCAGTCCATGGCAGAGGGGTTCGCGGTTATGAGGGAGGCACCTTTCAATCTGAGTCTCACGGCTATTGCTTCCCTGTTTAGCCACGGGAGCGTTATCGCGTCCAGGCTCACAGAGTGGCTCGGCCAGGCTTTTCGGGAATACGGGGAGGGCTTGGAAGCTGTCTCGGGGGCCGTGGCCCAGAGCGGAGAGGGCATGTGGACCGTGGAAGCGGGCAAAGAATACGGAGTCTCGACCGCCGGCATAGCCGCAGCCGTTCAGTTCAGAGCTGAATCGCTCACACATCCGAGTTATGGCGGACAGATTCTTTCGGCCTTACGAAACCAGTTCGGACAGCACGACGTTTTTCGAAAACCACGGGAAGACGCGGCATGA
- a CDS encoding transketolase codes for MTAPVSPQPLEKLARLIRYYILASTTEAGSGHPTSSLSATDLMTGLFFGGAFRFDVDDPHHPNNDRIIFSKGHASPLFYAMWAAAGGVDFSELMTMRKFGSRLEGHPTVAFHYTEAATGSLGQGLSIGVGMALNARYLDKLPYRTYVLLGDSEMAEGSQWEAIQIAAHYKLNNLVGIIDVNRLGQRGETMYGHDLKAYEQRIAPMGWETLLIDGHDFNQIVAAYEHAAASQYKPVMIIAGTIKGKGVSFIEDKNGWHGKALSKGEFEKAVLELGPIDRSLKGEILKPEDTKPRTPQAGRVVDPDYPAVKPVATRRAYGNALARIFPGFPDIVALDGEVSNSTYSEIFEAIHGDRFFEMYIAEQNMVGCAGGLAVRGKTPFVSTFAAFFTRAFDQIRMSEYSGMNIKFVGSHAGVSIGQDGPSQMGLEDIAMFRTLLNGVVLYPCDALSTERLVERAAEHRGIVYIRTTRMDTPILYDIGEDFIIGGSKVLRQSASDSVTVIGAGVSVFEALAAFEVLKKEGVAVRVIDLYSIKPLDAATLHNAARTTKAIITVEDHYAEGGLGEAVQSALALHPTPVHILAVRRMPASGTPQELLDYEGISRNAIVEKVKEVL; via the coding sequence ATGACAGCTCCCGTCTCCCCTCAACCACTGGAAAAGCTGGCACGACTGATCAGGTACTATATCCTTGCGTCGACGACTGAGGCCGGCTCCGGGCATCCCACGTCCTCACTCTCTGCCACCGACCTCATGACGGGACTTTTTTTTGGAGGCGCTTTCAGATTTGATGTAGATGATCCGCACCATCCCAACAACGATCGGATAATCTTTTCAAAAGGCCACGCGTCTCCTCTGTTCTATGCCATGTGGGCCGCTGCCGGCGGCGTGGATTTCTCGGAACTTATGACCATGAGAAAATTCGGAAGTCGTCTCGAAGGCCATCCCACTGTTGCTTTCCATTACACCGAGGCGGCAACCGGTTCCCTTGGCCAAGGTCTTTCGATCGGCGTCGGCATGGCGCTTAATGCCAGGTATCTCGACAAATTGCCGTACAGGACCTACGTGCTCTTAGGCGACAGCGAAATGGCCGAGGGTTCCCAGTGGGAAGCCATTCAGATAGCTGCCCATTATAAGCTCAATAACCTCGTCGGCATCATCGACGTGAACCGACTCGGCCAACGCGGCGAGACCATGTACGGCCATGACCTTAAGGCGTATGAGCAAAGGATTGCGCCTATGGGATGGGAGACTCTCCTCATTGACGGCCACGATTTCAATCAGATCGTCGCCGCCTATGAACACGCGGCGGCGTCTCAATACAAACCCGTTATGATCATCGCAGGGACGATCAAAGGCAAGGGCGTTTCGTTTATCGAAGACAAGAACGGCTGGCACGGCAAGGCCTTGAGTAAGGGGGAGTTTGAGAAGGCCGTTCTTGAACTTGGTCCCATTGATCGTTCGCTCAAAGGAGAAATACTCAAGCCGGAGGACACAAAGCCACGCACACCCCAAGCGGGACGTGTTGTAGACCCGGATTATCCCGCCGTAAAGCCCGTAGCCACGCGCAGGGCCTACGGCAACGCCCTGGCCAGGATATTCCCCGGTTTCCCCGATATCGTGGCCCTTGACGGGGAGGTGAGCAACTCCACCTATTCTGAGATCTTTGAGGCTATCCACGGGGACCGTTTCTTTGAGATGTATATTGCAGAGCAGAACATGGTTGGATGCGCGGGCGGATTGGCGGTCCGAGGTAAAACCCCCTTCGTCTCTACCTTTGCCGCTTTTTTCACCCGTGCGTTTGACCAGATACGAATGAGCGAGTATTCCGGAATGAACATCAAGTTCGTAGGGTCCCATGCCGGAGTCTCCATCGGACAGGACGGTCCTTCCCAGATGGGTCTTGAGGACATTGCCATGTTCAGGACACTACTAAACGGTGTGGTTCTCTATCCATGTGATGCGCTCTCCACGGAAAGACTTGTCGAAAGAGCGGCAGAGCACAGAGGGATTGTCTATATCCGGACCACCAGGATGGATACGCCGATTCTCTACGACATAGGGGAAGACTTCATAATCGGCGGAAGCAAGGTGCTCCGTCAAAGCGCGTCCGATTCGGTGACGGTGATCGGGGCGGGGGTGAGTGTTTTCGAGGCCCTGGCAGCTTTTGAGGTGCTGAAAAAGGAAGGTGTGGCAGTGAGGGTTATAGACCTTTATAGCATCAAGCCTCTCGATGCCGCCACGCTCCACAATGCTGCCAGGACTACCAAAGCGATCATTACCGTTGAGGATCACTATGCA